TCGTCGGGAATCAGCCGGCCCATCTCGAAGATGATTTCCGCGCGTGCAAAGGCGGCCTGCCCGGCATCGGTCATCGCGACACCGCGCCCGGCCGGGCGCAGTAGCTGGTGCCCGAGCGATTTCTCCAGTTCGCGCACCTGCGCGCTGATCGTCTGCACGGCCATGTCGAGCCGCTCGGCCGCACGCGCGAAGCCGCCTTCCTTCACCACGACCCAGAAATAGTACAGATGTCGGAAATTGAGCATCGGCGCGCGATATATCGAAAAAACCGAACCTAAAATCAGATTCTCTCTGATTTTTGCGAAGTTCGGGGTGTCATATCATCAGGCTTTCCACTTTCGTATCGGCCCCGCCCATGGACTACCTGCTGACGCTTGCCACCGACCCCGCCGTCTGGGCCGCGCTCCTGACGCTCGTCGTGATGGAAGTCGTGCTCGGCATCGACAACCTGATCTTCATCTCGATCCTCAGCAACAAGCTGCCCGAAGCGCAGCGCGCCCGCACGCAGCGTCTCGGCATCGCGCTCGCGCTGGTGATGCGCCTCGCGCTGCTCGGCAGCGTCGCGTGGATCGCGAGCCTGACCGAACCCGTGTTCACGCTGTTCGACCATGCGTTCTCGTGGCGCGACATGATCCTGCTGTCGGGCGGCCTGTTCCTCGTGTGGAAGGCGACCACCGAGATCCATCACCACGTGTCGCACGACGGCGACGGCGCGGGCGGGGCCGCCGGCGCGGCCGGCCTGACCGTGTGGGCCGCGATCGGCCAGATCGTGATGCTCGACATCGTGTTCTCGATCGACAGCATCGTGACCGCGATCGGCATGACCGAGCACGTTCCGATCATGTTCGTCGCCGTGATCGTCGCCGTGAGCGTGATGCTGTTCGCCGCGCAGCCGCTCGCACGCTTCATCGACCGCAACCCGACGATCGTGATGCTCGCGCTGTCGTTCCTGGTCGTGATCGGCATGACGCTGATCGCCGAAGGGTTCGGTTCGCACGTGCCGAAGGGGTACATCTATGCGGCGATGGCGTTCTCGGCGTTCGTCGAGGGCATGAACATGCTGGCGCGGCGGGCCAAGGCGAAGCGGGCGGCGCAGGTGGCGCGCGACTGAGCCGGCGCGCGTGATGCCGGCCGCTGTGGCGGCCGGCTCGCGCACCTCATATGGAATCCGGATGAAATTCGCACGGAAAGGAGAACCGCGATGAAATGCCCTGTCTGCAAGACGCCCGACCTGCTGATGGCCGAGCGCCAGTCGATCGAGATCGACTACTGTCCGACCTGCCGCGGCGTGTGGCTCGATCGCGGCGAACTCGACAAGCTGATCGCCCACGAAACCGGTGACGCGCCGGCGCGACGCGACACGGCGCCAGTGCAGCACGACGCGCACGCGCCGCGCGGCCGCGACGACGGCTGGGGGCGCGACGCGCGCTCGCACGACGGGCGTGACCGGCACGACGGCCGGCGTCGCAAGAAGTCGGTGTTCGATCTGTTCGATTTCGATTGAATCTGCCGTCCGCGCACTTGAGCGCGCGCGGCCCGATGCAAAAAAGCCCCGCCCGGCATCGCGCCGGAGCGGGGCTTTTTCATGCGTGTCACGTCAGGACACGCGTCGACGCTCACGCATTGCCGGCCGTCACGTCGATGCGGCGAGGGCGCGTTTCCTCGCGGCGCGGGATCGTCAGCGTCAGCACGCCGTCGCGCAGGTTCGCGTCGATCCGCGACGTGTCGAGGTCGGCGCTCAGCACGAACGACCGTGCATAGCGCGTCGAACGGATTTCCGCGTGCCGCACGCGCAGGTCGGCCGCCGTGTCGAACTGCGTCGCGGCTTCGATCGTCAGCGTGTTGTCGTGCACCTTCACGTCGAGATTCTCGCGCGGCACGCCGGGCAGGTCGGCGCGCAGCGTGACGCCGCGTTGATCCTCGACGATGTCGACGGACGGGGTGATCGCGGGCCGGCGCGCGGCTTCCGCGGCGGCCGGGTGAACGGGGGTGGTTTGGTGTTCGGCCAGGGTCGGGTTCGTGTTCATGTCGGTATCCTGAAGGGTTACTGAATGGTGATCGCACGCGGCTTCGAGGCCTCGCGCCGGCCGACGCGAATCAGCAGGCAGCCGTTTTCGTAGCGGGCGCTGACCTGGTCGGGGTCCGCATCGCG
This DNA window, taken from Burkholderia cenocepacia, encodes the following:
- a CDS encoding TerC family protein, translated to MDYLLTLATDPAVWAALLTLVVMEVVLGIDNLIFISILSNKLPEAQRARTQRLGIALALVMRLALLGSVAWIASLTEPVFTLFDHAFSWRDMILLSGGLFLVWKATTEIHHHVSHDGDGAGGAAGAAGLTVWAAIGQIVMLDIVFSIDSIVTAIGMTEHVPIMFVAVIVAVSVMLFAAQPLARFIDRNPTIVMLALSFLVVIGMTLIAEGFGSHVPKGYIYAAMAFSAFVEGMNMLARRAKAKRAAQVARD
- a CDS encoding zf-TFIIB domain-containing protein, with product MKCPVCKTPDLLMAERQSIEIDYCPTCRGVWLDRGELDKLIAHETGDAPARRDTAPVQHDAHAPRGRDDGWGRDARSHDGRDRHDGRRRKKSVFDLFDFD
- a CDS encoding Hsp20/alpha crystallin family protein, producing MNTNPTLAEHQTTPVHPAAAEAARRPAITPSVDIVEDQRGVTLRADLPGVPRENLDVKVHDNTLTIEAATQFDTAADLRVRHAEIRSTRYARSFVLSADLDTSRIDANLRDGVLTLTIPRREETRPRRIDVTAGNA